A portion of the Segatella copri DSM 18205 genome contains these proteins:
- a CDS encoding ribonuclease Z, translating into MEPFKVHILGCGSALPTLQHSASAQIIEMRGKCFMMDCGEGAQMQFRRTHVHFAKINAIFISHLHGDHCFGLLGLLSTLGMLGRTAKLKVYAPESYGDLFKRQIDFFMQGMEYEIEFVPVDTEKSQVVYEDHSVTVETVPLQHRVPCCGYIFREKPTLPHIRRDMIDYYEIPVSQINNIKNGADWTTKEGDVIPNARLVMPAATPRSYAYCSDTRFVPGLAEKVKGVTVLYHESTYTSENEDRAKLYYHSTARQAATIARNAGVGKLLLGHYSARYNNEEVLLNEAKEVFTESYLTQEGKVFSIE; encoded by the coding sequence TTGGAACCATTTAAAGTACATATATTGGGGTGTGGCAGTGCTTTGCCCACCCTTCAGCATAGTGCCTCGGCCCAGATTATTGAGATGCGTGGCAAATGCTTTATGATGGATTGTGGAGAGGGTGCCCAGATGCAGTTCCGTCGCACTCATGTTCACTTTGCTAAGATAAATGCTATCTTTATTTCACATCTTCATGGTGACCATTGTTTTGGTTTGCTGGGACTTCTTTCTACCTTAGGCATGCTGGGTAGAACGGCTAAGTTAAAGGTATATGCGCCAGAAAGTTACGGAGATTTGTTTAAGCGTCAGATTGATTTCTTCATGCAGGGAATGGAATATGAAATCGAATTTGTTCCTGTAGATACCGAGAAGTCGCAAGTAGTATATGAAGATCATTCTGTAACCGTAGAAACCGTTCCTCTGCAGCATCGTGTGCCTTGTTGTGGTTACATTTTCAGAGAGAAACCGACATTGCCTCATATCCGTCGTGATATGATAGATTATTACGAGATTCCTGTAAGCCAGATTAATAACATCAAGAATGGAGCTGACTGGACAACGAAGGAGGGGGATGTAATACCTAATGCCAGATTGGTAATGCCTGCCGCTACTCCCCGCAGTTATGCTTATTGCAGTGATACCCGGTTTGTTCCGGGGTTGGCAGAAAAGGTAAAGGGGGTTACGGTGCTTTATCATGAGAGCACCTATACTTCGGAGAATGAGGACAGGGCTAAACTCTATTATCACAGTACGGCCCGACAGGCTGCAACTATAGCCAGAAATGCGGGTGTAGGCAAACTTCTTCTGGGACATTATAGTGCAAGATATAATAATGAAGAGGTATTGTTGAATGAAGCTAAAGAGGTGTTTACGGAAAGTTATCTTACTCAGGAAGGTAAAGTGTTCTCTATAGAATAA
- the mazG gene encoding nucleoside triphosphate pyrophosphohydrolase: protein MVSNTGKGHTKEEKLAAFSRLLDVQDRLRLQCPWDKKQTFESLRPNTIEETFELCDALMKRDYKDIKKELGDVLEHVMFYSIIGREDGEFDICDVCNQEADKLMFRHPFINWKEEGNWTVSNPDMYINDEGQVVYRESEEAETGKAGTASSEETLALGASKPKTATSVEKTWEQIKQQEKDGNERVLSGVPNSLPSLIKAYRIQDKARNVGFDWKEKEEVWDKVQEELEELKVELAKGDKENSTRELGDFIFSVINAARLYKLNPDNALEKTNQKFIRRFNYVEDHSLKQGKNLKDMSLEEMDKLWDEAKLQEKKDD, encoded by the coding sequence ATGGTTAGTAATACAGGAAAAGGACATACGAAAGAAGAAAAACTGGCGGCGTTCAGCCGCTTGCTGGATGTGCAGGACCGTTTGCGCCTGCAGTGTCCATGGGATAAAAAGCAGACATTCGAGAGTCTTCGTCCGAATACGATAGAGGAGACTTTCGAGCTTTGTGACGCCTTGATGAAGCGCGATTACAAGGATATCAAGAAGGAGTTGGGCGATGTGTTGGAGCACGTGATGTTCTATAGCATCATCGGCAGAGAAGACGGCGAGTTCGATATTTGCGATGTTTGCAATCAGGAGGCAGATAAATTGATGTTCCGCCATCCTTTCATCAACTGGAAGGAGGAAGGAAATTGGACGGTTTCGAATCCTGATATGTATATCAACGATGAGGGACAGGTGGTATATAGAGAGTCTGAAGAAGCAGAAACCGGGAAGGCTGGAACTGCCAGTTCGGAAGAAACCTTGGCTCTTGGCGCCAGCAAGCCGAAAACTGCTACTTCTGTTGAGAAAACCTGGGAACAGATCAAGCAGCAGGAGAAGGATGGAAATGAGCGGGTGTTGAGCGGTGTCCCTAATTCTCTTCCGTCTCTTATCAAGGCTTATCGCATTCAGGACAAGGCTAGAAATGTAGGCTTCGACTGGAAAGAAAAAGAAGAAGTGTGGGACAAAGTGCAGGAGGAACTGGAAGAACTCAAGGTGGAACTGGCTAAAGGCGACAAAGAGAATTCTACCCGGGAATTGGGCGATTTCATCTTCTCTGTGATCAATGCAGCACGTCTCTATAAACTCAACCCGGATAATGCGCTGGAGAAAACCAACCAGAAGTTTATCCGCCGTTTCAACTATGTAGAAGATCATAGCTTAAAGCAAGGTAAAAACTTGAAAGATATGAGCTTAGAAGAAATGGATAAACTATGGGATGAAGCAAAACTTCAGGAGAAAAAGGATGATTAA